One genomic region from Campylobacter concisus encodes:
- a CDS encoding replication-associated recombination protein A — MFRPKNLDEICGQKAVKAAFLKFIATGKIPHSIFYGPAGCGKTSFARAVASGANYDFYEFDGGNLKIDDFRKILKNYENALNKPLFFIDEIHRLSKTQQEALLIPMENYKALVIGASTENPFFTLSSGIRSRSMLFEFRPLSSGDFEELLSKIKEQISFSIDEEAKEYLFKSSGGDARAMLNLLEFAVTLNENVSLENLKTLRQNALKEGAKEDDTHYELASAFIKSMRGSDENAVIYYLARLIDSGESADFIARRMAIFASEDIGNANPNALNLAASTLSVVKEIGFPEARIILAQCAIYLASSPKSNSSYNAINAALKYVQSEEILKIPPYLKNHTKESKDYLYPHDFGGWIEQKYLEKPLVFYKSKGIGFEKTLNEWLDKIKSKG; from the coding sequence ATGTTTAGACCAAAAAACTTGGATGAAATTTGCGGTCAAAAGGCGGTTAAAGCGGCATTTTTAAAATTTATAGCCACAGGCAAGATCCCACACTCCATATTTTACGGCCCAGCAGGCTGTGGCAAGACTAGTTTTGCAAGGGCTGTGGCAAGTGGGGCAAACTACGACTTTTACGAGTTTGACGGCGGAAATTTAAAGATAGATGACTTTCGTAAAATTTTAAAAAACTACGAAAACGCCTTAAACAAACCACTCTTTTTCATAGACGAGATCCACAGGCTTAGTAAAACCCAGCAAGAAGCACTTTTGATCCCCATGGAAAACTACAAAGCCCTAGTTATCGGGGCAAGCACAGAAAATCCCTTTTTTACGCTAAGCTCAGGCATCAGAAGTCGCTCTATGCTCTTTGAGTTTAGGCCGCTTAGCAGTGGCGATTTTGAGGAGCTTTTATCCAAGATAAAAGAGCAAATTTCATTTAGCATTGACGAAGAAGCAAAAGAGTATCTCTTTAAAAGTAGTGGTGGTGACGCAAGAGCCATGCTAAATTTACTCGAATTTGCCGTCACGCTTAATGAAAATGTGAGTTTAGAAAATTTAAAAACACTTCGCCAAAACGCCCTAAAAGAGGGAGCAAAAGAGGATGACACGCACTACGAGCTAGCAAGCGCTTTTATAAAAAGTATGCGTGGAAGTGACGAAAACGCCGTCATCTACTATCTCGCAAGACTCATAGACTCTGGCGAGAGTGCTGATTTCATCGCTAGAAGGATGGCGATATTTGCCAGCGAAGACATCGGCAATGCAAACCCAAATGCACTAAATTTAGCCGCTAGCACGCTAAGCGTCGTAAAAGAGATAGGCTTTCCAGAGGCTAGGATCATACTGGCTCAGTGCGCCATCTATCTAGCTAGCTCGCCAAAGTCAAACTCCAGCTACAACGCGATAAATGCCGCCCTAAAATACGTGCAAAGCGAAGAAATTTTAAAGATCCCACCATATTTAAAAAATCACACAAAAGAGAGCAAAGACTACCTTTATCCGCATGATTTTGGCGGCTGGATCGAGCAAAAATACCTAGAAAAACCGCTCGTTTTTTACAAAAGCAAGGGCATAGGCTTTGAAAAAACACTAAATGAGTGGCTAGATAAAATAAAATCCAAGGGCTAA
- the ung gene encoding uracil-DNA glycosylase: MQINLDDIKIEPSWKEVLKDEFLSENFAHIKENFLKAKSTGVVYPPSALIFNAFNLTPFHSVKVVILGQDPYHGANQAMGLSFSVPNGVKVPPSLVNIYKEIYADLGIKEPNSGDLTKWAKQGVLLLNSTLSVSAGAANSHANFGWQGFTDTVIKKISQNLQNVVFMLWGNPAKAKAPLIDASKHLILEAAHPSPLARGAFFGCRHFSKANIYLANHGKTPIDWDLNVKI, translated from the coding sequence ATGCAGATAAATTTAGATGATATAAAGATTGAGCCAAGTTGGAAAGAGGTGCTAAAAGATGAGTTTTTGAGTGAAAATTTCGCGCATATCAAAGAAAATTTCTTAAAAGCAAAGAGTACTGGCGTCGTCTATCCACCAAGTGCACTTATTTTTAATGCATTTAATCTAACGCCTTTTCACTCTGTCAAAGTCGTCATCCTAGGCCAAGATCCATACCACGGTGCAAATCAAGCCATGGGGCTAAGCTTTTCGGTACCAAATGGCGTAAAAGTCCCGCCAAGTCTTGTGAATATATATAAAGAAATTTACGCTGATCTTGGCATAAAAGAGCCAAATAGCGGCGATCTCACAAAATGGGCAAAACAAGGCGTGCTTCTACTAAACTCAACTCTTAGCGTTAGCGCTGGAGCGGCAAATTCTCATGCTAATTTTGGCTGGCAGGGCTTTACTGACACCGTAATAAAAAAAATTAGCCAAAATTTACAAAATGTAGTTTTCATGCTTTGGGGCAACCCAGCCAAAGCAAAAGCGCCGCTTATAGACGCCAGCAAGCACCTCATCTTAGAGGCAGCACATCCAAGCCCACTGGCTCGTGGCGCGTTTTTTGGCTGCAGGCACTTTTCAAAGGCAAATATCTATCTAGCAAACCACGGCAAAACGCCAATAGACTGGGATCTAAACGTAAAAATTTGA
- a CDS encoding YbaK/EbsC family protein, which yields MSEQIFNKIYELLSKNEAKFKVLNHESATTSEEVAKLRGTKMSQGAKALVCSIKGVDEEKFRQIFKDENVLNDYSLSDEKPAMKAGKIYILAILPADMQANLDSLTQKFDGKRASLASPDEVLALTDCIFGSVPPFSFHKNLHIVVDERLLQRNDEIAFNAGLLDRSIILNTKDYTKIVRPTLINFAE from the coding sequence GTGTCTGAGCAAATTTTTAATAAGATATATGAGCTTCTTAGCAAGAATGAAGCCAAATTTAAAGTCCTAAATCATGAGAGTGCGACCACTTCAGAAGAGGTGGCAAAACTTAGGGGAACAAAGATGAGCCAAGGCGCAAAGGCTCTAGTTTGCTCTATAAAAGGGGTAGATGAGGAAAAATTTAGGCAAATTTTTAAAGATGAAAATGTGCTAAATGATTATTCGCTAAGCGATGAAAAGCCAGCTATGAAGGCTGGTAAAATTTATATTTTGGCTATTTTGCCAGCCGATATGCAAGCAAATCTTGATAGCTTGACACAAAAATTTGACGGCAAAAGAGCAAGCCTAGCTAGTCCAGATGAAGTTTTGGCATTGACAGATTGTATTTTTGGTTCGGTGCCGCCATTTAGCTTTCATAAAAATTTACACATTGTAGTTGATGAAAGGTTACTACAAAGAAACGATGAGATCGCATTTAATGCAGGACTACTTGATAGATCGATCATTTTAAATACAAAAGATTATACGAAGATAGTACGACCAACGCTAATAAATTTTGCAGAATAA
- a CDS encoding pyridoxamine 5'-phosphate oxidase family protein, giving the protein MRRKDRELSREEALEIIDSCEYGVISCVDDEGEIFSVPISPVRVGESIFIHGATTGCKAKLLQDGRKVEFVCVSFNKVPYLSESELDVIKDDGKALGGKVFTTEYKSAIAKTRAYEVTDEAKRYEILKILSQKYTAYAMSTFDVAAEYGLKIMKIYELKIESLSAKAKILPKPAN; this is encoded by the coding sequence ATGAGACGAAAAGATAGAGAGCTAAGCCGTGAAGAGGCGCTTGAGATCATCGATAGTTGCGAATACGGCGTAATCTCATGCGTTGATGATGAGGGAGAAATTTTTAGCGTACCGATCTCGCCTGTTAGAGTTGGTGAAAGCATTTTTATACACGGAGCTACCACTGGCTGTAAGGCAAAACTACTTCAAGATGGACGAAAAGTAGAGTTTGTCTGCGTTAGTTTTAACAAAGTCCCGTATCTAAGCGAAAGCGAGCTAGATGTGATAAAAGACGATGGCAAGGCACTTGGAGGCAAGGTTTTTACGACTGAGTACAAAAGTGCCATCGCAAAAACAAGAGCCTACGAAGTGACAGATGAAGCCAAAAGGTATGAAATTTTAAAAATTCTCAGCCAAAAATACACCGCCTATGCGATGAGCACCTTTGATGTGGCGGCCGAGTATGGGCTAAAGATCATGAAAATTTACGAGCTAAAGATAGAGAGCCTTAGCGCAAAAGCTAAAATTTTGCCAAAACCAGCAAATTAA